A window of the Bacteroides thetaiotaomicron VPI-5482 genome harbors these coding sequences:
- a CDS encoding RNA polymerase sigma-70 factor → MQQPPIYLDINNNKSIINALKAGEEYVFDAVYRYYFRRLCAFCSQYVSEQEEIEEIVQDTMMWLWENRCSLMEELTLKTLLFTIVKNKALNRISHFEIRRKVHQEITEKFEKEFDNPDFYLENELFRLYENALKQLPKDYREAYEMNRNHRMTHKEIAEKLNVSPQTVNYRIGQALKLLRIALKDYLPLFILYFGLDIFKQS, encoded by the coding sequence ATGCAACAACCTCCTATATACCTAGATATTAACAATAATAAATCTATCATCAATGCCTTGAAAGCAGGCGAAGAATATGTATTCGACGCTGTCTACAGGTATTATTTCCGTAGATTGTGCGCCTTTTGTTCGCAATATGTCAGCGAGCAGGAGGAGATTGAGGAGATTGTACAGGACACGATGATGTGGTTATGGGAAAACCGCTGTAGTCTTATGGAAGAGCTTACATTGAAAACGCTTCTCTTTACTATTGTCAAAAACAAAGCTCTGAACCGTATTTCCCATTTCGAGATCAGACGAAAAGTACATCAGGAGATTACAGAAAAATTCGAGAAAGAATTCGACAATCCTGACTTTTATCTGGAAAATGAGTTGTTCCGCCTTTATGAGAATGCTCTGAAACAGCTTCCCAAAGATTATCGGGAAGCATACGAAATGAATCGTAATCACCGGATGACCCATAAAGAAATTGCAGAAAAGCTGAACGTCTCTCCCCAAACCGTTAACTATCGTATCGGACAGGCTTTAAAGCTATTACGCATTGCCCTAAAAGACTATTTGCCTTTATTTATTCTTTATTTCGGGCTTGACATATTCAAACAATCATGA
- a CDS encoding UvrD-helicase domain-containing protein — translation MSELLVYKASAGSGKTFTLAVEYIKLLILNPRAYRQILAVTFTNKATAEMKERILSQLYGIQIGDKDSEAYLNRIKEETKKTEQEIREAAGIALGYMLHDYSRFRVETIDSFFQSVMRNLARELELSPNLNIELNNAEVLSDAVDSMIEKLGPTSPVLAWLLDYINERIADDKRWNVSDEVKNFGRNIFDEGYIEKGEGLRQRLRNPDTIKEYRKQLKALETEILEQMKGFYDQFEGELEGHALTADELKNGSRGIGSYFRKLNNGILSNDIRNATVEKCLEDAKHWATKTSPRFADIIDLAKSSLMQILEDAEKLRSKNNLLLNSCRLSLQHLNKVQLLANIDEEVRQLNHDNNRFLLSDTNALLHQLVKDGDSSFVFEKIGTNIRNVMIDEFQDTSRMQWGNFKLLLLEGLSQGADSLIVGDVKQSIYRWRNGDWGILNGLNDRIEHFPIKVKTLATNRRSETNVIRFNNQIFTAAVNYLNEVYKKQLGKDCDDLQKAYADVVQESPRSVQKGYVKATFLEPDEAHDYTDQTLISLGEEVEHLLSSGVRLNDIAILVRKNKSIPRIADYFDKELHYKIVSDEAFRLDASLAICMMIDALRFLSDESNKIARAQLAIAYQNEVLQKNLDWNTLLLLPIENYLPPAFLEKQKELRLMPLYELLEELFSIFKMSHIEEQDAYLFAFFDAVTDYLQSNSSELDGFIRYWDETLCSKTIPSGEVEGIRIFSIHKSKGLEFHTVLLPFCDWKLENETNNQLVWCAPQEAPFNAMDILPINYSTQMAESIYGNDYLLERLQLWVDNLNLLYVAFTRAGKNLIIWSKKGQKGTMSELLANTLPVVALKEGLDWEEDCYEQGELCPSEEEKAKTSTNKLTQKPDKLPVHMESMRHEIEFRQSNRSADFIQGIEEEESDDRFIHRGRMLHTLFSAIETAEDIDPAIERLIFEGVIASSEKAEEIREVARKAFSSPEIQNWYSGEWTLFNECAIIYKEKGVLQTRRPDRVMMKDGQVVVVDFKFGKENLQYNKQVKGYMQLLTKMGYKNITGYLWYVDEELIVKVK, via the coding sequence ATGAGTGAACTCCTAGTCTATAAAGCCTCGGCAGGTTCAGGCAAAACCTTTACCCTTGCAGTGGAATACATAAAGTTGCTGATACTGAATCCACGTGCCTACCGGCAGATTCTCGCTGTTACCTTTACCAATAAGGCAACAGCAGAAATGAAAGAACGTATTCTCAGTCAGCTATACGGCATTCAGATCGGCGACAAAGATTCCGAGGCCTACCTGAACCGCATCAAAGAAGAAACAAAGAAGACAGAACAGGAAATACGGGAAGCCGCAGGAATCGCCCTCGGATATATGTTGCACGACTACAGTCGTTTCCGTGTAGAGACCATCGATTCTTTTTTCCAGTCCGTCATGCGCAATCTGGCACGTGAGCTGGAACTCAGTCCGAATCTGAATATCGAACTGAACAATGCGGAAGTACTCAGTGATGCGGTGGACAGCATGATTGAGAAACTGGGTCCCACCTCTCCTGTCCTCGCATGGCTGTTAGACTACATCAACGAACGAATAGCTGATGACAAACGCTGGAATGTATCGGATGAAGTCAAAAATTTCGGGCGCAACATCTTCGACGAAGGATATATAGAAAAAGGTGAAGGTCTCCGCCAGCGCCTCCGCAATCCGGATACCATCAAAGAATACCGCAAGCAGCTGAAAGCATTGGAAACAGAAATCCTGGAGCAAATGAAAGGATTCTATGACCAGTTTGAAGGAGAACTGGAAGGACACGCCCTTACCGCAGATGAACTAAAAAACGGTTCACGAGGAATCGGCAGCTATTTCCGTAAGCTGAACAATGGCATTCTAAGTAATGACATCCGCAATGCCACTGTAGAGAAATGCCTGGAAGATGCCAAACACTGGGCTACCAAAACATCTCCACGGTTTGCCGATATTATTGATCTTGCGAAATCCAGCCTGATGCAGATACTGGAGGATGCGGAGAAGCTGCGTTCTAAAAACAATCTCCTGCTAAATAGTTGCCGGCTTTCCCTGCAGCATCTCAACAAGGTACAGCTTCTCGCCAATATCGACGAAGAAGTGCGACAGCTGAACCATGACAACAACCGGTTCCTTTTATCAGATACCAATGCCCTGCTCCATCAACTGGTTAAGGACGGAGATTCCTCTTTCGTGTTCGAAAAGATAGGAACCAACATCCGCAATGTCATGATCGACGAGTTTCAAGACACCAGCCGGATGCAATGGGGAAATTTCAAACTGCTCCTGCTCGAAGGGCTTTCACAAGGAGCAGACAGCCTGATAGTAGGAGACGTCAAACAGTCCATCTACCGCTGGCGAAACGGTGACTGGGGAATCCTTAACGGTCTGAACGACCGCATCGAGCATTTCCCCATCAAGGTAAAGACCTTAGCCACCAACCGGAGAAGTGAGACCAATGTCATCCGGTTCAACAACCAAATATTCACTGCTGCCGTAAATTACCTGAACGAAGTATACAAAAAACAGTTGGGTAAAGATTGCGATGATCTTCAGAAAGCCTATGCCGATGTGGTACAGGAATCTCCGCGAAGTGTACAGAAAGGATATGTCAAAGCCACTTTCCTGGAACCGGACGAAGCGCATGACTATACAGACCAGACGCTGATAAGTCTCGGTGAAGAAGTAGAGCATCTGCTTTCTTCCGGTGTACGGCTGAATGACATAGCTATCCTTGTACGCAAGAACAAAAGTATTCCCCGCATCGCGGACTACTTCGACAAAGAGTTACATTATAAAATTGTATCAGACGAAGCCTTCCGCCTCGATGCCTCTCTTGCCATCTGCATGATGATAGACGCACTGCGATTTCTATCCGACGAGAGCAATAAAATTGCACGGGCCCAACTGGCAATAGCCTATCAGAACGAAGTTCTGCAAAAGAATCTGGACTGGAACACCCTTCTGCTCCTTCCGATAGAAAACTATCTGCCGCCCGCATTTCTTGAAAAGCAGAAAGAACTCCGTCTCATGCCTCTCTACGAATTGCTGGAAGAACTATTCAGCATCTTCAAAATGAGTCACATTGAAGAACAGGATGCCTATCTGTTTGCCTTCTTCGATGCCGTAACGGATTATTTGCAAAGTAACTCCTCGGAGCTCGACGGTTTTATCCGCTACTGGGATGAGACGCTGTGCAGCAAAACCATTCCCAGCGGTGAAGTGGAAGGTATCCGAATCTTCTCCATCCACAAATCCAAAGGATTGGAATTTCATACAGTACTCCTTCCCTTCTGCGACTGGAAACTGGAGAATGAAACGAATAACCAACTGGTATGGTGTGCCCCTCAGGAAGCTCCGTTCAATGCCATGGATATCCTTCCCATCAATTACTCGACACAAATGGCCGAATCTATCTATGGGAACGATTATCTGCTGGAACGTCTTCAACTGTGGGTAGACAATCTCAACCTGCTTTATGTAGCCTTCACCCGTGCCGGAAAGAATCTGATCATCTGGAGCAAGAAAGGACAAAAAGGAACCATGTCCGAACTGTTGGCCAATACACTGCCTGTAGTTGCCCTCAAAGAAGGCCTCGACTGGGAGGAAGATTGCTATGAACAAGGAGAACTCTGTCCTTCGGAAGAAGAAAAAGCAAAAACTTCGACCAATAAACTGACTCAGAAGCCGGATAAGTTGCCTGTCCACATGGAGTCCATGCGTCATGAGATTGAATTCCGTCAATCCAACCGCTCCGCCGATTTCATTCAGGGGATCGAGGAAGAAGAATCGGATGACCGTTTCATTCATCGCGGACGTATGTTGCACACGCTATTTTCTGCCATAGAAACAGCAGAAGATATTGATCCGGCTATTGAGCGCCTCATTTTCGAAGGGGTCATCGCCAGCAGCGAAAAGGCCGAAGAAATACGGGAAGTAGCCCGAAAAGCATTCTCCTCCCCGGAGATTCAGAACTGGTATTCGGGTGAATGGACTCTGTTTAACGAATGTGCCATCATTTACAAAGAAAAAGGGGTGTTGCAAACCCGACGTCCCGACCGTGTAATGATGAAAGACGGTCAAGTAGTTGTAGTTGACTTCAAATTCGGTAAAGAGAACCTCCAATATAACAAACAGGTAAAAGGATATATGCAACTGCTTACTAAGATGGGATATAAAAATATCACCGGCTACCTGTGGTACGTAGATGAAGAGCTAATTGTAAAAGTGAAATAA
- a CDS encoding radical SAM protein, whose translation MKAAPLIGISRHRLSTDGEGVTTLVAFHGCPLRCKYCLNPQSLHSEGIWKNYDCEQLYEEVRQDELYFLATNGGITFGGGEPCLQSDFIYEFRQLCGQEWQLSVETSLNVTQENIEKLVPVVDSYIIDIKDINNTIYQKYTGKNNEKVLHNLQYLIEHGKNEQIIVRTPVIPAYNTENDVDNSIRLLKEMGIIQFDRFTYKTPNNCQP comes from the coding sequence ATGAAAGCCGCACCGCTCATAGGAATTAGCCGCCATCGGCTCAGTACTGATGGAGAGGGAGTCACTACTCTGGTGGCTTTCCATGGTTGCCCGCTGCGCTGCAAATATTGCCTCAATCCGCAATCTCTGCACTCAGAAGGTATATGGAAGAACTATGACTGCGAGCAGCTTTATGAGGAAGTCCGACAGGATGAATTATACTTTCTAGCCACTAACGGAGGCATTACATTCGGAGGCGGAGAACCTTGTTTACAGAGCGATTTCATTTATGAATTCCGTCAACTCTGTGGACAGGAATGGCAGCTTTCCGTAGAAACGTCACTCAATGTAACGCAAGAGAATATAGAGAAACTAGTACCTGTTGTCGATTCTTATATCATCGATATCAAAGACATTAATAATACCATATACCAGAAGTACACCGGAAAAAATAATGAAAAAGTCCTGCATAATCTTCAATATTTGATTGAGCACGGAAAAAACGAACAAATCATTGTCCGTACCCCCGTCATTCCCGCATACAATACAGAGAACGACGTCGATAATAGCATCCGTTTACTGAAAGAAATGGGAATCATCCAATTCGATCGGTTTACTTATAAAACACCTAACAATTGTCAGCCATGA
- a CDS encoding energy transducer TonB, with the protein MKRGKQTCKILKDIRRQIAEANDIEFITSECQYQGDCLGTCPKCEAEVRYLEQQLERKRMAGKAITILGISAGLVAMAPMTSCSSSPNKGTNQETISDSTNASVMFGEICPTPVEDTIPMVEKDTVNKQELPELPQEMGLIEITPISGDIITVKDSLSEKDSLTDVLEVAAVMPEFPGGARELMKFISANIRYPSMSQGGVCQGRAIVQFIVDKEGNIVQPKVVRGVDPYLDKEALRVVGLMPKWKPGELDDGTKVAVRFTIPVMFRLQ; encoded by the coding sequence ATGAAACGAGGAAAACAAACCTGCAAGATATTAAAGGATATCCGCAGACAAATAGCAGAAGCTAATGATATTGAGTTCATTACTTCCGAGTGTCAATATCAGGGTGATTGTCTGGGCACTTGTCCCAAGTGCGAAGCCGAAGTACGTTATCTGGAACAACAGTTGGAACGTAAACGGATGGCTGGAAAAGCCATAACTATATTGGGGATATCTGCCGGACTGGTAGCAATGGCACCGATGACTTCATGTAGTAGTTCTCCTAATAAAGGAACTAACCAGGAAACTATCAGTGACTCTACCAATGCTAGTGTAATGTTTGGAGAAATATGCCCGACTCCTGTAGAAGATACTATACCTATGGTAGAGAAAGATACAGTAAACAAACAAGAATTACCTGAACTACCCCAAGAGATGGGATTAATTGAGATTACTCCTATATCAGGTGATATAATAACGGTAAAAGACTCGCTTTCTGAAAAAGATTCGCTTACCGATGTATTAGAAGTGGCTGCTGTCATGCCTGAATTTCCGGGAGGAGCACGAGAACTAATGAAATTCATTAGTGCAAACATAAGATACCCCTCAATGTCCCAGGGAGGTGTATGTCAAGGCCGCGCCATTGTACAATTTATCGTAGATAAAGAAGGAAATATAGTTCAACCCAAAGTTGTACGTGGTGTAGATCCTTATCTGGATAAAGAAGCATTACGTGTCGTCGGTCTTATGCCTAAATGGAAACCGGGAGAACTGGATGACGGAACGAAAGTAGCCGTCCGCTTTACGATTCCTGTAATGTTCAGGCTGCAATAA
- a CDS encoding PD-(D/E)XK nuclease family protein has protein sequence MQSFLQLVAHDLYAKIGNDLSRTVLVFPNKRANLFFNEHLAGESDQPIWSPAAMSISDLFRKLSVQKAGDPIRLVCELYKVFREETESQETLDDFYFWGELLISDFDDVDKNLVDANKLFSNLQDLKNLMDDYEFLDKEQEEAIQQFFQNFSIERRTVLKEKFISLWDKLGTIYHRYRENLAELGIAYEGMLYRNVIEQLDTTRLKYDKYIFVGFNVLNKVETKFFQLLQDADKAMFYWDYDLFYTKQIVKHEAGEFINRNLKLFPNELPESCFDTLRKPKNIRYISASTENAQARFLPEWVQSTLSTANEEKENAVVLCNEALLLPVLHSIPQEVENVNITMGFPLAQTPVYSFINAAMELQTNGYRTATGRFTYETVSAILKHPYTRQLSINAEPLERELTKTNRFYPLPSELKMDDFLIKLFTPRSGIKELCDYLTELIKDISLLYREESEYNDIFNQLYRESLFKSYTTINRLYSLIETGELNVRTDTLRRLVSKVLTASNIPFHGEPAIGMQVMGVLETRNLDFRNIILLSLNEGQLPKSGGDSSFIPYNLRKAFGMTTIEHKNAVYAYYFYRLIQRAENITLLYNTSSNGLNRGEESRFMLQLLVEGPHKITREYLEAGQSPQGTTDISIEKTPEVFERLRCSYDCSNPQSYILSPSALNAYLDCRLKFYYRYVARLKAPDEVSAEIDSALFGTIFHLSAQLAYTDLTANRKIIQKEDLERLLRNEVKLQNYVDLAFKQELFKVPADEKPEYNGVQLINSKVIVSYLKQLLRNDLQYAPFEMVAMEKPVAEKITIQTGQGPITLRLGGTIDRMDAKDTTLRIVDYKTGGSPKTPANIEQLFTPSETRPNYIFQTFLYAAIMSRQQSLKVAPSLLYIHRAASESYSPVIEMGEPRQPKIPVNNFAFFEDEFRERLQRLLKEIFDENEPFTQTEDTKKCAYCDFKAICKR, from the coding sequence ATGCAATCATTTCTCCAACTAGTCGCTCACGATTTATATGCCAAGATAGGAAACGATCTGTCTCGTACAGTACTCGTCTTCCCTAACAAGCGTGCCAACTTATTCTTCAACGAACATCTGGCAGGAGAATCCGACCAACCGATCTGGTCTCCTGCCGCAATGAGTATCAGCGACCTGTTCAGGAAGTTATCTGTACAGAAAGCGGGTGACCCTATCCGGTTGGTCTGCGAACTATATAAAGTATTCCGTGAAGAAACAGAAAGCCAGGAAACACTGGACGACTTCTATTTTTGGGGCGAGCTGCTGATCAGCGATTTCGACGATGTAGATAAAAACCTGGTAGATGCGAATAAGCTCTTCAGTAACTTGCAGGACCTGAAGAATCTGATGGACGATTATGAATTCCTTGATAAAGAGCAGGAAGAAGCGATTCAACAGTTCTTCCAAAACTTCTCTATCGAGCGTCGTACCGTACTCAAAGAGAAGTTTATCTCCCTTTGGGACAAACTGGGTACTATCTACCACCGCTACCGTGAGAACTTAGCAGAACTCGGAATAGCCTATGAAGGAATGCTATATCGCAATGTAATCGAGCAACTCGATACCACCCGACTGAAATACGACAAATATATTTTTGTCGGCTTCAACGTGCTCAACAAAGTAGAGACCAAGTTCTTTCAGCTATTACAAGATGCGGATAAAGCCATGTTCTACTGGGATTACGATCTCTTTTATACCAAGCAAATAGTCAAACACGAAGCCGGAGAATTCATCAACCGTAATCTGAAACTATTCCCGAATGAATTGCCCGAAAGTTGTTTCGACACTCTGCGGAAGCCGAAGAACATACGCTATATCTCCGCTTCTACCGAGAACGCGCAAGCCCGCTTTCTTCCGGAATGGGTACAAAGTACTCTTTCCACTGCCAACGAAGAAAAAGAGAACGCCGTAGTCCTCTGCAACGAAGCCCTGCTGCTTCCCGTACTCCACTCCATCCCGCAAGAAGTGGAGAACGTCAACATCACGATGGGTTTCCCGCTTGCACAAACTCCGGTATACAGCTTTATTAATGCCGCTATGGAATTACAAACGAACGGCTACCGTACCGCTACCGGACGTTTCACCTACGAAACCGTATCCGCTATACTGAAGCACCCATATACCCGTCAGCTATCCATCAACGCTGAACCTCTGGAACGGGAACTGACCAAGACTAACCGCTTCTACCCGCTCCCTTCGGAACTGAAAATGGATGATTTCCTGATCAAACTTTTCACTCCCCGAAGCGGCATCAAGGAGCTATGCGACTACCTGACAGAATTAATCAAAGACATCTCCCTTCTCTATCGGGAAGAAAGCGAGTACAACGATATCTTCAATCAGCTATACCGGGAATCCCTCTTCAAGAGCTATACCACCATCAACCGTCTCTATAGCCTGATAGAAACCGGAGAGCTGAATGTACGCACCGACACACTAAGACGCCTGGTCAGCAAAGTGCTGACCGCCTCCAACATTCCTTTCCACGGTGAACCTGCCATTGGTATGCAAGTCATGGGAGTACTGGAAACCCGTAACCTTGACTTTCGCAATATCATCCTTCTCTCTCTCAACGAAGGACAATTGCCTAAATCAGGAGGTGATTCTTCCTTTATTCCCTATAACCTCCGGAAAGCTTTCGGTATGACCACCATCGAACACAAAAATGCGGTCTATGCCTATTATTTCTACCGACTGATACAACGGGCGGAAAACATCACCTTGCTTTACAACACTTCTTCCAATGGGCTGAACCGTGGAGAAGAATCCCGTTTCATGTTACAATTGCTTGTAGAAGGGCCTCACAAGATTACCCGCGAATATCTTGAAGCCGGACAATCTCCTCAAGGTACAACAGATATCAGCATAGAGAAAACTCCGGAAGTATTCGAACGACTTCGCTGCTCTTATGATTGTTCGAATCCCCAATCGTATATACTTTCTCCTTCAGCCCTCAACGCCTATCTCGATTGCCGGCTGAAATTCTATTACCGTTATGTAGCCAGACTAAAAGCACCGGACGAAGTCAGTGCGGAAATCGACTCCGCATTGTTCGGAACCATCTTCCACCTCTCCGCCCAATTAGCTTATACAGACCTGACCGCTAACAGGAAAATAATACAAAAAGAAGATTTGGAACGCTTGCTGCGCAACGAAGTCAAACTACAAAACTATGTTGACCTCGCTTTCAAGCAAGAGCTTTTCAAGGTTCCGGCAGACGAAAAGCCCGAATATAATGGCGTACAACTCATCAACTCCAAAGTAATCGTCTCCTATCTGAAACAACTGCTGAGGAATGACCTGCAATACGCCCCCTTCGAAATGGTCGCCATGGAAAAACCTGTTGCCGAAAAGATAACGATTCAGACCGGTCAAGGTCCGATCACCCTCCGATTGGGAGGAACCATCGATCGTATGGATGCCAAAGACACCACCCTGCGTATTGTAGACTATAAAACCGGAGGAAGCCCCAAGACGCCTGCCAACATCGAGCAACTGTTTACTCCGTCGGAAACGCGTCCCAACTATATCTTCCAGACTTTCCTGTATGCTGCCATTATGAGCCGGCAGCAGTCTCTGAAAGTAGCTCCTTCCCTTCTCTACATCCATCGGGCAGCCTCTGAAAGCTATTCGCCCGTCATTGAAATGGGAGAGCCACGCCAACCGAAGATTCCGGTCAACAACTTTGCCTTTTTTGAAGATGAATTCCGAGAACGTCTGCAAAGACTATTAAAAGAAATATTCGATGAGAATGAGCCTTTCACACAGACAGAAGATACAAAGAAATGTGCTTATTGTGATTTTAAAGCCATTTGTAAACGATAA
- a CDS encoding hybrid sensor histidine kinase/response regulator codes for MNVEINPSEYKVLIVDDVISNVLLLKVLLTNEKFNIVTAGNGTQALEQVKKEKPDLVLLDVMMPDISGFEVAQQMKADEEMSEIPVIFLTALNSTADIVKGFQVGGNDFISKPFNKEELIIRVTHQISLVAAKRIIIAQTEELRKTIIGRDKLYSVIAHDLRSPMGSIKMVLNMLILNLPSETIGSEMYELLTMANQTTEDVFSLLDNLLKWTKSQIGKLKVVYQNIDMVEVVEGVSEIFTMVAGLKNIHIAVEIPEDRMEVRADIDMIKTVIRNLISNAIKFSNEGSEVLVSLREEDSMAIVSVKDSGCGIDEENQKKLLHTDTHFSTFGTNNEEGSGLGLLLCKDFVTKNGGELWFTSKKGEGSTFSFSIPLLES; via the coding sequence ATGAATGTGGAAATTAATCCTTCCGAATATAAGGTCCTTATTGTGGACGACGTAATTTCAAATGTCCTTCTGCTGAAGGTGCTTCTGACCAATGAGAAGTTCAATATTGTAACAGCAGGCAATGGAACTCAGGCTTTGGAGCAGGTGAAGAAAGAAAAACCTGATCTTGTGTTGCTGGATGTGATGATGCCGGATATCAGCGGTTTCGAAGTAGCCCAGCAAATGAAGGCCGATGAAGAAATGAGCGAAATTCCAGTGATCTTTCTTACTGCTTTGAATAGTACGGCGGATATCGTGAAAGGATTTCAGGTGGGCGGTAACGATTTTATTTCCAAACCGTTTAATAAAGAGGAACTGATTATTCGTGTAACGCATCAGATCTCGTTGGTGGCAGCCAAACGAATTATCATAGCACAAACAGAAGAGTTGCGCAAGACTATCATAGGACGTGATAAACTCTACTCTGTGATTGCACACGACCTGCGTTCGCCTATGGGCTCTATTAAGATGGTGCTCAATATGCTGATTCTGAACTTACCGAGTGAAACTATCGGCTCTGAAATGTATGAACTGCTGACAATGGCCAATCAGACAACAGAGGATGTATTTTCCTTACTCGACAACTTATTGAAGTGGACGAAGAGTCAGATTGGTAAGCTGAAAGTTGTTTACCAGAATATCGATATGGTAGAAGTAGTGGAAGGAGTGAGCGAGATCTTTACAATGGTAGCCGGGCTGAAGAATATCCACATTGCTGTGGAAATACCTGAAGATCGTATGGAAGTACGTGCGGATATTGATATGATTAAGACAGTTATCCGTAACTTGATAAGTAATGCAATCAAGTTCAGTAACGAGGGATCGGAAGTCTTGGTATCACTGAGAGAAGAAGATAGCATGGCGATAGTTAGCGTGAAGGATAGCGGGTGTGGTATTGATGAAGAAAATCAGAAGAAATTGTTGCATACCGATACGCATTTCAGTACTTTCGGTACAAATAATGAAGAAGGTTCAGGACTCGGACTGCTGCTCTGTAAGGACTTTGTTACTAAGAACGGAGGTGAGCTCTGGTTCACTTCGAAGAAAGGAGAAGGTTCTACGTTCAGTTTCTCGATTCCGTTGTTGGAAAGCTAA
- a CDS encoding UDP-glucuronic acid decarboxylase family protein, whose amino-acid sequence MKRILVSGGAGFIGSHLCTRLVNEGHDVICLDNFFTGSKDNIKHLMGNHHFEVVRHDVTYPYSAEVDEIYNLACPASPIHYQHDPIQTAKTSVMGAINMLGLAMRLDAKILQASTSEVYGDPIIHPQPESYWGNVNPVGYRSCYDEGKRCAETLFMDYYRQNQTRIKIIRIFNTYGPRMLPNDGRVVSNFIIQALNNEDITIYGDGKQTRSFQYIDDLIEGMVRMMDTEDDFTGPINIGNPNEFPVLELAERVIRMTGSTSKIVFKPLPTDDPKQRQPDIKLAKEKLGWQPTVELEDGLKRMIEYFKNV is encoded by the coding sequence ATGAAAAGAATATTGGTAAGTGGCGGGGCTGGATTTATAGGCTCGCATCTTTGTACTCGACTTGTAAATGAGGGACACGACGTTATATGTTTGGATAACTTCTTTACAGGTTCTAAGGACAATATAAAGCATTTGATGGGAAACCATCATTTTGAAGTTGTAAGACACGACGTTACTTATCCTTATTCTGCCGAAGTGGATGAAATTTACAATCTGGCTTGTCCGGCGTCACCCATTCATTACCAACATGATCCGATTCAAACTGCCAAAACATCTGTGATGGGGGCTATCAATATGCTCGGACTGGCGATGAGACTGGATGCCAAAATACTGCAAGCCTCCACTAGCGAAGTGTATGGTGATCCAATTATTCATCCTCAGCCGGAAAGCTATTGGGGAAATGTGAATCCGGTAGGTTATCGCTCATGTTATGATGAAGGAAAGAGATGTGCTGAAACCTTGTTTATGGATTACTACCGCCAGAATCAGACTCGCATCAAGATCATTCGTATCTTTAATACTTATGGTCCGAGAATGCTTCCTAATGATGGTCGTGTGGTCTCAAACTTTATCATACAGGCGCTGAATAATGAAGATATCACGATATATGGTGATGGGAAACAGACACGCAGTTTTCAGTATATCGATGACCTGATAGAAGGAATGGTGCGGATGATGGATACGGAGGATGACTTTACGGGTCCGATAAATATTGGAAATCCGAATGAGTTTCCGGTTCTTGAATTGGCGGAAAGAGTGATCCGGATGACTGGCTCTACTTCGAAGATAGTTTTTAAACCTCTGCCGACCGATGATCCGAAACAGCGTCAGCCGGATATAAAACTGGCAAAAGAGAAACTGGGATGGCAGCCTACCGTCGAGCTGGAAGATGGGCTGAAGCGTATGATTGAGTATTTTAAAAATGTCTGA